The following coding sequences are from one Armatimonadota bacterium window:
- a CDS encoding ABC transporter ATP-binding protein, translating to MEVREITKRFGQVVAVHAVSFSVAEGEFFSLLGPSGCGKTTTLRLIGGFEFPDSGEVLIGGRLMGRTPPNRRETNMVFQRLALFPHYSVFENVAFGLRMRRLREVEVRRRVAEVLELVQLGGLAARRITELSGGQQQRVALARALVNRPRVLLLDEPLSSLDLKLRLQMQEELKRLQRELGTIFIYVTHDQGEALAMSDRVGVMAGGRLYQVGTPIEIYERPRTRFVAGFIGDANLIDGVVEGLDGRTVTVRAGEVRVRAQRQGWERPGGPLTVCVRPERVRLDVAGTANGLRARVEERAFSGHLVKYRLSAGPLRLQAAVPYLRGMPLFEIGREVQAGWDPEQAVPVPAEGGD from the coding sequence GTGGAGGTTCGTGAAATCACCAAACGCTTCGGCCAGGTGGTGGCCGTGCACGCGGTTTCCTTCAGTGTGGCCGAGGGGGAATTCTTCTCCCTCCTGGGCCCCTCGGGGTGCGGCAAGACCACCACGCTGCGGCTCATCGGCGGGTTTGAGTTCCCCGATAGCGGTGAGGTTCTCATCGGCGGACGGCTGATGGGGCGTACGCCCCCCAACCGCCGCGAGACCAATATGGTCTTCCAGCGGCTGGCGCTCTTCCCGCACTACAGCGTCTTTGAGAATGTGGCCTTCGGCCTGCGCATGCGACGGCTGCGCGAGGTCGAGGTGCGGCGGCGGGTGGCCGAAGTGCTGGAGCTGGTGCAGCTTGGGGGCCTCGCTGCCCGCCGCATCACAGAGCTCTCTGGTGGGCAGCAGCAGCGGGTAGCGCTGGCGCGGGCGCTGGTGAACCGGCCGCGCGTCCTGTTGCTGGACGAGCCGCTGAGCTCCCTGGACTTGAAGCTGCGCCTGCAGATGCAGGAGGAGCTGAAGCGCCTGCAACGTGAGCTGGGTACGATTTTCATCTACGTTACTCACGACCAGGGGGAGGCCCTGGCCATGAGTGACCGAGTGGGGGTCATGGCGGGCGGCCGCCTCTACCAGGTGGGCACGCCCATCGAGATCTACGAGCGGCCGCGTACCCGCTTTGTCGCCGGCTTCATCGGCGATGCCAACCTGATCGACGGCGTGGTGGAAGGACTGGACGGGCGTACGGTGACCGTGCGCGCGGGGGAAGTGCGGGTGCGCGCACAGCGACAGGGGTGGGAGCGACCCGGCGGGCCGCTTACCGTCTGCGTGCGGCCGGAGCGGGTGCGCCTGGATGTGGCGGGGACTGCCAACGGGCTGCGAGCGCGCGTGGAGGAACGGGCCTTCAGCGGCCATCTGGTGAAGTACCGCCTCTCCGCCGGCCCGCTGCGGCTGCAGGCCGCTGTACCGTACCTGCGGGGAATGCCCCTCTTCGAAATCGGCAGGGAGGTCCAGGCCGGCTGGGATCCCGAGCAGGCGGTCCCGGTGCCGGCAGAGGGAGGTGACTGA
- a CDS encoding succinylglutamate desuccinylase/aspartoacylase family protein → MQRTLQVAGVAAAPGQRVLGEVVAGELPDGTPVRIPLVVLNGVADGPILWLGAGLHGTEVPGMEVIRQVVREVVDPARLRGAVVAAPLLNPFSFHQHQMLTPQDGYNLNRVFPGDARMLLSHRLAALIARLAEGCDAYMDFHANPTPALQFSIVKHSADAALWQRSRALAQAFGVTTIEMIPAHERHRTGTFTDMVQQWGKPCLVLELIAWRRIDPVSLRTGVRGTLNVMRHLGMLDGEIEPQEGIPIIEGPLSRIELTANRGGLVFPLKDAGEPVREGETIGVVRNLWGDVVEEVRTPRDGWILAWPLLGNQAVATGDILTFIAFRR, encoded by the coding sequence ATGCAGCGGACGCTGCAGGTGGCCGGGGTGGCCGCCGCCCCGGGGCAGCGGGTCCTGGGCGAGGTCGTGGCGGGGGAGCTGCCGGATGGGACCCCGGTGCGCATCCCGCTGGTGGTGCTGAACGGCGTCGCCGACGGGCCCATTCTCTGGCTGGGGGCGGGCCTGCACGGCACCGAGGTGCCGGGGATGGAGGTGATCCGGCAGGTCGTGCGGGAGGTAGTGGATCCGGCGCGCCTGCGGGGAGCCGTAGTGGCGGCACCGCTGCTCAACCCCTTCAGCTTCCACCAGCACCAGATGCTCACCCCGCAGGACGGGTACAACCTTAACCGCGTCTTCCCCGGCGATGCCCGGATGCTGCTCAGCCACCGCCTGGCGGCGCTGATCGCCCGGCTGGCAGAGGGGTGCGACGCATACATGGACTTCCACGCCAACCCCACCCCCGCGCTGCAGTTCTCCATTGTAAAGCACTCCGCCGACGCCGCCCTCTGGCAGCGCAGCCGGGCCCTGGCCCAGGCCTTCGGGGTCACCACCATCGAGATGATCCCCGCCCACGAACGGCACCGCACCGGCACCTTTACGGACATGGTGCAGCAGTGGGGCAAGCCCTGCCTGGTGCTGGAGCTCATCGCCTGGCGGAGGATCGATCCGGTTTCCCTGCGCACCGGGGTGAGGGGGACGCTGAACGTCATGCGGCACCTGGGCATGCTGGACGGCGAGATCGAGCCCCAGGAAGGAATCCCTATCATCGAGGGGCCGCTGTCCCGCATCGAGCTCACCGCCAACCGCGGCGGGCTGGTCTTCCCCCTCAAAGATGCGGGGGAGCCCGTCCGGGAAGGGGAGACCATCGGCGTTGTGCGCAACCTCTGGGGGGATGTGGTCGAGGAGGTCCGCACCCCCCGCGACGGGTGGATTCTTGCCTGGCCGCTACTGGGCAACCAGGCTGTGGCCACGGGGGACATCCTCACCTTTATCGCTTTCCGCCGGTAG
- a CDS encoding ABC transporter permease yields MRMQGFFTLALLLPALAFMAVLFVLPLGVYLINGFHLFEAGRIVPVWTLRTYIEFLSDPFAYRVIGASLRLSLLVTLLALVIGFPLAYALHTRVHSVAGRAAVALLLFSPLVVSVVVRTYGWFILLANRGLVNTALGALQLLEGPLPLLFNFRGVVISLTHILLPFAIFPIYSVLARLDVSLKEAARDLGAGPWEAFTRVTLPLAMPGVVAAALICFTLALSAFVTPQLLGGGRVQVLPLMVYNSTVEINWPLGAVAGLTLLVLSVAAVWSFNALLRRLPSV; encoded by the coding sequence ATGAGGATGCAGGGTTTCTTCACACTGGCTCTTCTGCTGCCGGCACTGGCCTTCATGGCGGTCCTCTTTGTCCTGCCGCTGGGGGTGTACCTGATCAACGGATTTCATCTCTTCGAGGCGGGGCGCATCGTCCCGGTGTGGACCCTGCGCACGTACATCGAGTTCCTGAGCGACCCCTTCGCCTACCGGGTGATCGGGGCGTCACTGCGCCTCTCCCTCCTGGTGACCCTGCTGGCCCTGGTCATCGGCTTTCCCCTGGCCTATGCGCTGCACACGCGGGTGCACAGTGTAGCCGGGCGTGCCGCGGTGGCGCTGCTGCTCTTCTCTCCCCTGGTGGTGAGCGTGGTGGTGCGCACCTACGGCTGGTTTATCCTCCTGGCCAACCGCGGCCTGGTGAACACGGCCCTGGGCGCCCTGCAGCTCCTGGAGGGGCCCCTCCCGCTGTTGTTCAACTTCCGTGGCGTGGTCATCAGCCTGACCCACATCCTGCTCCCCTTCGCCATCTTCCCCATCTACAGCGTGCTGGCCCGTCTGGATGTCTCTCTGAAGGAGGCCGCCCGCGATCTGGGCGCGGGTCCCTGGGAAGCCTTCACCCGTGTGACGCTGCCCCTGGCCATGCCCGGCGTGGTGGCAGCGGCCCTCATCTGCTTCACCCTGGCACTGAGCGCCTTTGTCACCCCCCAGCTCCTCGGCGGGGGGCGCGTGCAGGTGCTGCCTCTGATGGTCTACAACAGCACGGTGGAGATCAACTGGCCTCTGGGGGCAGTGGCCGGGCTGACGCTGCTGGTGCTCTCCGTGGCCGCGGTCTGGTCGTTCAACGCTCTGCTGCGGCGCCTGCCCAGCGTCTGA
- a CDS encoding ABC transporter permease, with amino-acid sequence MSVLARELYIEAQEARAERLRTALLRTALGLGVGFILLPLLIVVVYSFSSVAYGVFPPPGLSLRWYGNLLAQDAFRAAFLRSLGIGIAATTAALVLGFLAALALVRARFTGRELLRAFILSPIVMPKIVLGVGWFIFFARLGLQGGVLPLILAHTVVVLPFVVTILAANMVGLDPSIEEAAQDLGAGLLTVLWRIVLPQIRPGLAVSALLAFIISFDQVESSIFLVRGTNNTLPIEMFLYMEKWQDPTIAALSTVLILFAGILVAGVVLLARGADLRRLLGR; translated from the coding sequence GTGAGCGTGCTTGCCCGGGAACTGTACATCGAGGCGCAGGAGGCCCGCGCCGAGCGACTGCGCACGGCCCTGCTGCGCACCGCCCTGGGCCTGGGGGTCGGCTTCATCCTCCTGCCGCTGCTTATCGTTGTCGTCTACTCCTTCAGCAGCGTTGCCTACGGCGTCTTCCCACCGCCCGGTCTCTCCCTGCGCTGGTACGGTAACCTGCTGGCGCAGGACGCCTTCCGCGCCGCCTTCCTGCGCAGCCTGGGCATCGGGATAGCTGCCACCACGGCGGCGCTGGTCCTGGGATTCCTGGCAGCGCTGGCGCTGGTACGGGCGCGCTTCACCGGGCGGGAGCTGCTGCGGGCCTTCATCCTGTCGCCGATCGTAATGCCGAAGATCGTCCTGGGCGTGGGCTGGTTCATCTTCTTCGCCCGCCTGGGCCTGCAGGGTGGGGTCCTTCCCCTGATCCTGGCCCACACCGTGGTGGTGCTGCCGTTCGTGGTCACGATCCTGGCGGCCAACATGGTGGGCCTGGACCCCTCCATAGAGGAGGCGGCTCAGGATCTGGGCGCCGGACTGCTCACGGTCCTGTGGCGCATCGTCCTCCCCCAGATCCGTCCCGGGCTGGCGGTGAGCGCGCTGTTGGCCTTCATCATCTCCTTCGACCAGGTGGAGAGCTCCATCTTCCTGGTGCGCGGCACCAACAACACCCTGCCCATCGAGATGTTCCTCTACATGGAAAAGTGGCAGGATCCGACCATCGCCGCGCTCTCCACCGTCCTCATCCTTTTTGCCGGGATTCTGGTGGCCGGCGTGGTGCTGCTGGCGCGGGGCGCGGACCTGCGGCGCCTGCTGGGGCGGTGA
- a CDS encoding succinylglutamate desuccinylase/aspartoacylase family protein, translating into MTRTVEWIEVSTLASGQVLRLPIYEVRGEGERPVLGVSAAIHGDEIVGIEVIRRFLAYLETTPFRGVARCLPVANPLAVEALSRGTPLAVEVGNLNRVFPGDAAGDLVGRLAHLLVQQFLRPLTHLIDLHAGGTHPIVDYTISLRDLEMALAFGQRVVRPVDGYGGTLGAVAAAEGKAAVVAEIGGGYVLDPLYVEVGLRGVVNVMRHLGMVDGRPERPAEQWIVPTVVALRPQHGGLLYAEVTPEQMGAVVERGRVLGRVRSPYTFEVLEELRAPFARNVLLLLRPGLTRVNPGDYAFMVGDLEGAEVVRNRD; encoded by the coding sequence ATGACGCGCACGGTCGAATGGATTGAGGTGAGCACCCTGGCCAGCGGGCAGGTGCTGCGTCTTCCGATCTACGAGGTGCGGGGGGAGGGAGAGCGGCCCGTGCTGGGCGTCTCGGCGGCGATCCACGGCGACGAGATCGTGGGGATCGAGGTTATCCGCCGCTTCCTGGCCTACCTGGAGACCACCCCCTTCCGCGGCGTTGCGCGCTGCCTCCCTGTGGCCAACCCGCTGGCGGTGGAGGCGCTCTCCCGGGGCACGCCGCTGGCGGTGGAGGTGGGCAACCTGAACCGGGTCTTTCCCGGCGACGCGGCGGGGGATCTGGTGGGGCGCCTGGCGCATCTCCTGGTGCAGCAGTTTCTCCGTCCCCTGACCCACCTGATCGACCTGCACGCCGGCGGGACCCACCCCATCGTCGACTACACCATCAGCCTGCGCGACCTGGAGATGGCGCTGGCCTTCGGGCAACGCGTGGTCCGACCCGTGGACGGCTACGGGGGGACCTTGGGCGCCGTGGCCGCCGCGGAAGGGAAGGCCGCGGTGGTGGCCGAGATCGGTGGAGGTTACGTGCTGGACCCGCTCTATGTGGAGGTGGGACTGCGCGGCGTGGTCAATGTGATGCGCCACCTGGGGATGGTGGACGGACGGCCGGAGCGTCCCGCGGAGCAGTGGATCGTCCCCACGGTGGTTGCCCTGCGGCCGCAGCACGGGGGGCTGCTCTACGCGGAGGTGACACCTGAGCAGATGGGCGCGGTCGTGGAAAGAGGACGGGTGCTGGGGCGGGTGCGCAGCCCGTACACCTTCGAGGTACTGGAGGAGCTACGCGCGCCCTTCGCCCGCAACGTACTGCTGCTGCTGCGCCCGGGGCTGACCCGGGTCAACCCGGGCGACTACGCATTCATGGTCGGAGACCTTGAGGGAGCGGAGGTGGTGAGGAACCGTGACTGA
- a CDS encoding extracellular solute-binding protein, which translates to MTERRREEQGEVMPPPAPELTRREFVRHLAEAGFGLLALAQVGGITLGLARGRAQAAGRERLTLFVWSGLNLPVVAREVAAFYMKGHPGVQIDVMEGQNFEVYPKMVSARKLTPNQPLVHFGYSNTQFTYQGDVDDMWEAIDPANVPNMKNILPDFHRPQNKGIGFSMAPVGLMYNTRLVKEPPTSWTDMWHPRFKGKLTSIKYAWYANGLVIAARLNGGSEKNIDPGFKLWAEHADQFVAFANSNVEIRDLVVKGDAHLAAMFGGNVLTWKNEGAPLEFVIPREGMISFPLFLVVVKGVTPTQKRIAEEVINLILSDRWLARWAVLTLFVPATRHQVAPPSLRALPMYDPQAIARAITLDWATIAANEARWRERWDKEVVARMRR; encoded by the coding sequence GTGACTGAGCGGCGTCGAGAGGAGCAGGGGGAAGTAATGCCGCCGCCCGCCCCGGAGCTGACGCGGCGGGAATTCGTCCGGCACCTGGCCGAGGCCGGCTTCGGCCTCCTGGCCCTGGCGCAGGTGGGCGGGATCACCCTGGGCCTGGCCCGGGGCAGAGCGCAGGCCGCGGGACGGGAACGCCTGACGCTCTTCGTCTGGTCGGGGCTCAATTTGCCCGTGGTGGCCAGGGAGGTGGCCGCCTTCTACATGAAGGGGCACCCGGGCGTGCAGATCGACGTCATGGAGGGGCAGAATTTTGAAGTCTATCCCAAGATGGTGAGTGCCCGTAAGCTCACTCCGAACCAGCCCCTGGTGCACTTCGGCTACAGCAACACCCAGTTTACCTACCAGGGGGACGTGGACGACATGTGGGAGGCTATCGACCCGGCGAACGTCCCCAACATGAAGAACATCCTGCCGGACTTCCACCGCCCGCAGAATAAAGGGATAGGGTTCTCCATGGCCCCCGTGGGCCTGATGTACAATACCCGCCTGGTCAAGGAGCCGCCCACTTCCTGGACGGACATGTGGCACCCCCGATTCAAGGGCAAGCTCACCTCCATCAAGTACGCCTGGTACGCCAACGGCCTGGTCATCGCCGCCCGGCTCAACGGTGGCAGCGAGAAGAACATTGACCCGGGCTTCAAGCTGTGGGCGGAGCACGCGGATCAGTTCGTGGCCTTTGCCAACAGCAACGTGGAAATCCGCGACCTGGTGGTGAAGGGGGACGCGCACCTGGCGGCCATGTTCGGCGGGAACGTCCTCACCTGGAAGAACGAGGGGGCGCCGCTGGAGTTCGTCATACCCCGGGAGGGGATGATCTCCTTCCCCCTCTTCCTGGTGGTGGTCAAGGGTGTGACCCCCACTCAGAAGCGCATCGCCGAGGAGGTGATCAACCTCATCCTCTCCGACCGCTGGCTGGCCCGCTGGGCGGTCCTGACCCTCTTCGTGCCGGCGACCAGGCACCAGGTGGCCCCGCCGAGCCTGCGCGCCCTGCCCATGTATGACCCGCAGGCCATCGCCCGGGCCATCACCCTGGACTGGGCCACCATCGCGGCCAATGAGGCCCGCTGGCGGGAGCGGTGGGACAAGGAAGTGGTGGCCCGGATGCGCCGCTAG
- a CDS encoding ABC transporter ATP-binding protein: protein MDVDVELVEVTKYFGPVRAVDGVSLHIPRGEFFSLLGPSGCGKTTTLRLIGGFELPTSGVIRLQGRDVTDLPPYRRATNMVFQQLALFPHLDVFENVAFGLRLRRVPAAEVSRRVRRVLELVGLGGYERRLIHQLSGGQKQRVAIARALVNEPAVLLLDEPLGSLDLKLRLAMQAELKALQHRVGTTFVYVTHDQGEALTMSDRIAVMRDGRVEQVGVPQEIYGRPRTRFVATFIGEANLLEGRVLGRNGDGLIVGVGPFQAQARGQSAPPGGTAVTVAVRPEHVKVGVAAAACANRWPAIIRDLTFMGPVVRCRLALAGGVVLTAELHNDEVADLRVGGTVTVGWAQQHGVVLQE, encoded by the coding sequence ATGGACGTCGACGTCGAGCTGGTGGAGGTGACCAAGTACTTCGGCCCCGTGCGGGCCGTGGACGGGGTCTCCCTGCATATCCCCCGGGGGGAGTTCTTCTCCCTGCTGGGCCCCTCGGGGTGCGGCAAGACCACGACCCTGCGCCTGATCGGCGGCTTCGAGCTCCCCACCAGCGGCGTGATCCGCCTGCAGGGGCGGGACGTCACCGACCTGCCGCCTTACCGCCGTGCCACCAACATGGTCTTCCAGCAGCTGGCCCTCTTTCCGCACCTGGACGTCTTCGAGAACGTGGCCTTCGGCCTGCGCCTGCGCCGGGTCCCTGCGGCCGAGGTCTCCCGGCGGGTACGCCGGGTGCTGGAGCTGGTGGGCCTGGGTGGCTACGAGCGCCGCCTGATCCACCAGCTCTCCGGCGGGCAGAAGCAGCGGGTGGCCATCGCCCGCGCTTTGGTGAACGAGCCCGCCGTGCTGTTGCTGGATGAGCCCCTGGGCAGCCTGGACCTGAAGCTGCGCCTGGCCATGCAGGCGGAGCTGAAAGCATTGCAGCACCGGGTGGGCACCACCTTCGTCTATGTCACTCACGACCAGGGCGAGGCTCTGACCATGTCGGACCGCATTGCTGTGATGCGGGATGGGCGCGTGGAGCAGGTGGGCGTGCCTCAGGAGATCTACGGCCGGCCGCGCACCCGTTTCGTGGCCACCTTCATCGGGGAGGCCAACCTGCTGGAAGGGCGCGTCCTGGGGCGAAACGGCGACGGGCTGATCGTCGGCGTGGGCCCCTTCCAAGCGCAGGCCCGGGGGCAGAGTGCGCCGCCCGGCGGGACGGCGGTGACGGTGGCTGTTCGCCCGGAGCACGTCAAGGTGGGCGTTGCGGCTGCGGCCTGTGCCAACCGGTGGCCGGCCATCATCCGGGACCTGACGTTCATGGGTCCGGTGGTGCGCTGCCGTCTGGCGCTCGCTGGGGGCGTGGTGCTGACCGCCGAGCTGCACAACGACGAGGTGGCCGACCTGCGGGTGGGCGGGACCGTGACCGTGGGGTGGGCTCAGCAGCACGGAGTGGTGCTGCAAGAATGA
- a CDS encoding ABC transporter permease, with protein sequence MTLAAPRTVVPVPHLSRRLRARYAHLGLMAPALAVSAAVFWLAMLILLVMSVYPFLASGTPRLTLEAWRKFLGDSYYWGVVGTTVYLAALVTGLALLIGYPAAYAMSKIRRPALLLGAYLILFSPILVSVVVRTYGWLLLLGREGAVNYLLRAAGMITEPLPLIFNLTGIVIAMVHILLPFMVFPILGVISQLGPEMKEAAMDLGATRWQTFRRVTLPLTLPGVVSGAQIVFTLTVSAFVTPFLMGGGKVQVLSGLIYRDMEAVNLGFASVTAFVLLGLAVAILLLSNRLVGHIYARAEVERV encoded by the coding sequence ATGACCCTGGCCGCCCCGCGCACCGTCGTCCCCGTGCCGCACCTCTCCCGCCGCCTGCGCGCGCGCTACGCCCACCTGGGGCTGATGGCGCCGGCGCTGGCGGTGAGCGCCGCGGTCTTCTGGCTGGCCATGCTCATCCTGCTGGTGATGAGCGTCTACCCCTTCCTCGCCTCGGGCACCCCACGGCTCACCCTGGAGGCGTGGCGCAAGTTCCTCGGCGACAGCTACTACTGGGGGGTCGTCGGCACCACGGTCTACCTGGCCGCGCTGGTCACCGGGCTGGCGCTGCTCATCGGCTACCCCGCGGCCTATGCCATGAGCAAGATCCGCCGGCCGGCGCTGCTCCTGGGGGCCTACCTGATCCTCTTCTCGCCCATTCTGGTGAGCGTGGTGGTGCGCACCTACGGGTGGCTGCTGTTGCTGGGTCGGGAAGGAGCGGTGAACTACCTCCTGCGGGCCGCAGGGATGATCACCGAGCCGCTCCCCCTGATCTTCAACCTCACCGGGATCGTCATCGCCATGGTGCACATCCTCCTGCCCTTTATGGTCTTCCCCATCCTGGGCGTGATCAGCCAGCTGGGCCCGGAGATGAAGGAGGCGGCCATGGACCTGGGGGCGACGCGGTGGCAGACCTTCCGGCGGGTCACCCTTCCCCTGACCCTCCCCGGAGTGGTCTCCGGGGCCCAGATTGTCTTCACGCTCACCGTGAGCGCCTTCGTCACCCCTTTCCTCATGGGCGGGGGGAAGGTCCAGGTGCTGAGCGGCCTGATCTACCGCGACATGGAGGCGGTGAACCTGGGGTTCGCGTCGGTGACGGCCTTTGTCCTCCTGGGGCTGGCGGTGGCCATCCTCCTGCTGAGCAACCGTCTGGTCGGTCACATCTACGCCCGGGCGGAGGTGGAGCGGGTGTGA
- a CDS encoding ABC transporter permease codes for MKARTDAVVVALHLWLGTVLLFMLAPILFVFVYAFSSVSYAVFPPPGVSLQWFHKLFTQSDLLRAAANSLLVAAVATGVSLLLGTLAALGLVRYRFFGREALRAVFLAPLTVPRIAFGVGIMIYMILLRRFGGLDSLILAHLMVTMPFVISILSASLVAAERVLEEAAMDLGATPLQTFFKVSLPQIRTGLWVSGFFAFIISWDQVETSLFLVKTDNVTLPVAMFYYVQRHQDPVIAALSTFLIALAAVLGVAAVLTANPRDLSRLLGAGGR; via the coding sequence GTGAAGGCGCGGACGGATGCCGTGGTCGTGGCACTGCACCTGTGGCTTGGCACCGTGCTGCTCTTCATGCTGGCGCCGATTCTCTTCGTCTTCGTCTACGCCTTCAGCAGCGTCTCCTATGCCGTCTTCCCCCCTCCTGGCGTCTCCCTGCAGTGGTTCCACAAGCTCTTCACCCAGAGCGACCTGCTGCGTGCGGCGGCTAACTCGCTGCTTGTCGCCGCGGTGGCGACAGGCGTCAGCCTGCTGCTGGGAACGCTGGCCGCCCTGGGGCTGGTGCGCTACCGTTTCTTCGGCCGGGAGGCCCTCCGGGCGGTCTTCCTGGCACCGCTCACCGTGCCACGGATCGCCTTCGGCGTGGGCATTATGATCTACATGATCCTCCTGCGGCGCTTCGGGGGGCTGGACAGCCTGATCCTGGCCCACCTGATGGTCACCATGCCCTTCGTCATCTCCATCCTCTCGGCCAGCCTGGTGGCTGCGGAGCGCGTCCTGGAGGAGGCGGCCATGGATCTGGGCGCCACGCCCCTGCAGACCTTCTTCAAGGTGTCGCTGCCCCAGATCCGTACGGGCCTGTGGGTGAGCGGCTTCTTCGCCTTCATCATCTCCTGGGACCAGGTGGAGACTTCACTCTTCCTGGTGAAGACGGACAACGTGACGCTGCCAGTGGCCATGTTCTACTACGTGCAGCGCCACCAGGATCCGGTGATCGCCGCACTCTCCACCTTCCTCATCGCCCTGGCGGCAGTGCTGGGGGTCGCGGCCGTGCTCACGGCCAACCCGCGCGACCTCTCCCGGCTGCTGGGGGCGGGGGGCCGGTAA
- the rplM gene encoding 50S ribosomal protein L13, whose product MASGARSPDEGRRWRLVDAEGRVLGRLATQVATALRGKDRPTFSPHQDCGDFVVVINAAKVRLTGKKLQQKRLYRHSGYPGGLRAVPYERLLRTHLEWVIREAVRGMLPKSALGRRLLRKLKIYPGPTHPHAAQRPQEVGPGR is encoded by the coding sequence ATGGCGTCAGGAGCACGGTCACCGGATGAGGGTCGCCGCTGGCGGCTGGTGGACGCCGAGGGGCGTGTCCTCGGCCGGCTGGCCACCCAGGTGGCGACGGCCCTGCGGGGCAAGGACCGGCCGACATTTTCGCCGCACCAGGACTGCGGCGACTTCGTCGTGGTGATCAACGCGGCCAAGGTACGGCTGACCGGGAAGAAGCTGCAGCAAAAGCGGCTATATCGCCACTCCGGCTATCCCGGAGGGTTGCGCGCCGTCCCTTACGAGCGGCTGCTGCGTACCCACCTGGAGTGGGTGATCCGGGAGGCGGTGCGGGGGATGCTGCCCAAGAGCGCCCTGGGCCGGCGGCTGCTGCGCAAGCTGAAGATCTACCCGGGACCTACTCACCCGCACGCCGCGCAGCGGCCGCAGGAGGTGGGGCCGGGCCGGTAG
- the rpsI gene encoding 30S ribosomal protein S9 yields the protein MVMAQPLAHASGSRKEARARVWLRPGSGRILVNEREVDAYFPTAALRAAVRRPLVLAGAEGRFDVSIHVDGGGVRGQAEAARHALARALLRVDEGLRPVLRGEGLLTRDPRMKERKKYGRKRARKGFQYSKR from the coding sequence ATGGTGATGGCTCAACCGCTGGCCCACGCCTCGGGAAGCCGCAAGGAGGCTCGCGCCCGGGTGTGGTTGCGGCCGGGCAGCGGGCGGATCCTGGTGAACGAGCGAGAGGTGGACGCCTACTTTCCCACAGCCGCCCTGCGCGCTGCCGTGCGCCGGCCGCTGGTCCTGGCCGGAGCGGAGGGACGATTCGACGTCTCCATCCACGTGGATGGAGGCGGGGTGCGCGGGCAGGCGGAGGCGGCGCGGCACGCTCTGGCCCGGGCGCTGCTGCGGGTGGACGAGGGACTGCGGCCGGTGCTGCGCGGCGAGGGGCTGCTCACCCGCGACCCCCGGATGAAGGAACGGAAGAAGTACGGGCGGAAGCGCGCCCGGAAGGGCTTCCAGTACAGCAAGCGGTAG